A DNA window from Drosophila sechellia strain sech25 chromosome X, ASM438219v1, whole genome shotgun sequence contains the following coding sequences:
- the LOC6614836 gene encoding enhancer of split mgamma protein — translation MMASPDEQESHLGAKTNSKSRSHQYRDVFKPMIEKKRRSRINRCLEYIKELLLEVSHLDAETMDKMDMADVLELAVHHLSKKNCPVATPTSREYQSPIDCYWSGFRECILEVSQFLQHNGYQANSEFVEELDQLMASASKSQPNLWRPW, via the exons ATGATGGCAAGTCCCGATGAGCAGGAGTCCCATCTTGGAGCAAAGACGAATTCCAAGTCACGATCTCATCAGTATCGCGATGTGTTTAAGCCAATGATAGAGAAGAAGCGGCGGTCCCGCATCAACCGCTGCCTGGAGTATATAAAGGAGCTGCTTCTGGAGGTGTCCCATCTG GACGCCGAGACAATGGACAAAATGGATATGGCAGACGTCCTGGAACTGGCTGTTCACCACCTGAGCAAGAAAAACTGTCCTGTGGCCACGCCTACATCCAGAGAATATCAGAGCCCAATCGATTGCTATTGGAGTGGCTTTCGAGAATGCATCCTGGAAGTGTCCCAATTTCTGCAACACAACGGTTATCAGGCGAATTCCGAATTTGTGGAAGAATTGGATCAGCTTATGGCCTCCGCATCCAAATCCCAGCCAAATCTATGGAGGCCCTGGTAG